A genomic region of Micromonospora sp. NBC_01796 contains the following coding sequences:
- a CDS encoding fibronectin type III domain-containing protein, which produces MFRKLAAHRLARRAKQDTDSRAASPAQAPEESRPGIPQQTQSQVTTAAMLPAPDYFGFVPNYANSPLPRLDPAGQVVSGTGMRKFVDSLPLVGDGQRNDLGNFLPVATPDTVSYPGCDYYEIGLEQFTQQLHKDLGPTRLRGYRQLNNGTDANGRNTVIPPNRPYHLGPVIVADRNRPVRVKFVNGLPTGPAGRLPLPVDPTVRGAGPGPLGGPEHYPQNRAVLHLHGAATPWISNGGPDQWLTPAGEPTSYPTGTGLVNVPDMATPEPGAVTLYYPNQAGARLLWYHDHTLGIARLTVYSGQLGLYLLRDEVERELVAEQVIPADEIPLVIQDKTFVPGDAQLEAQDPTWDRVNWGGRGNLWYPHVYMPNQNPYNESGTNPMGRWDYGPWFWPPYTGTAHGPAENPHYDPAGAPWQPPVMPGTPNPSVVPEAFLDTPLVNGCAYPYLRVAPKAYRFRILNACNDRSLNLQLYYAASHGPMWHPDGTLGDGGAGEVPMVDATANPDHPRTWPTDGRAGGVPDPDSVGPDWIQIGTEGGLLPEVAVVPNQPINYVYNRRDIAALNVSEHSLLLGPGERADVIVDFSSVPPGSKIILYNDCPAPMPAFDTRYDYYTGDPDRTAAGGAPSTQPGYGPNTRTLLQFQVEGTPEAPYDLETLRARLPVAYGASQPPPIVPQPAYDTAFGTRTPKNTHVPIHSNTITFTPAGRTGPVTVPLRAKAIQELFEPEYGRMNATLGVELPKVSALVQTTTPLSYVDPPTEILTGTDPGTPIGAPGDGTQIWKITHNGADTRAIHFHHLVVQLINRVGWDGAIRPPDPNELGWKETIRMNPLEDTIVAIRPTVPDPLPFKVGDSVRLLDPTRPAGTTSGFTQVNPRTGEPAVVVNQVFNFGWEYAWQGHLVGHEGSELSRPVVLRVSPAQPTGLTSTAAPGSPTVAPSIALAWTNNATRPAATNHLVERATNAAFSAGVTAFSLPPTVSTTTDSTVTPGTTYYYRVRTETEVGYSGWSNTASAVVRLIAPSGLTASVAPSAPVRVDLAWRNRSFATEIEVQRAVNPTFTSGLVTASGPLTAAYTDSTVSPNTTYYHRVRTVYLGAPSPWSTVSVVTVPTAPAVPHSLSATIAAAAPDSVSVQLNWFESAGSVVSGFTLQRANDDSFGTGLTSFTIAGTARSFTNTGLAPGTTYHWRIQAFNAVGTSAFTTPLAVQPPD; this is translated from the coding sequence ATGTTCAGGAAACTCGCGGCGCACCGCCTGGCCCGGCGCGCGAAGCAGGACACCGACAGTCGCGCCGCTTCCCCCGCCCAGGCACCGGAAGAGTCCCGGCCCGGCATTCCACAGCAGACCCAGAGTCAGGTGACAACGGCGGCGATGCTGCCCGCGCCGGACTACTTCGGCTTCGTGCCCAACTACGCGAACAGTCCCCTGCCCCGCCTCGACCCCGCCGGACAGGTGGTATCCGGCACCGGGATGCGCAAATTCGTCGACTCGCTGCCCCTGGTCGGCGACGGGCAGCGCAACGACCTCGGCAACTTCCTGCCGGTCGCCACCCCGGACACGGTCAGCTACCCCGGCTGCGACTACTACGAGATCGGGTTGGAGCAGTTCACCCAGCAACTGCACAAGGATCTCGGCCCGACCCGGTTACGCGGCTACCGGCAGCTCAACAACGGCACCGACGCCAACGGGCGCAACACGGTCATCCCGCCGAACCGGCCGTACCATCTCGGGCCGGTCATCGTCGCGGACCGCAACCGACCGGTACGGGTGAAGTTCGTCAACGGCCTGCCGACCGGCCCCGCCGGGCGGCTGCCGCTGCCGGTGGACCCGACCGTCCGGGGCGCCGGACCCGGTCCCCTCGGCGGGCCGGAGCACTATCCGCAGAACCGCGCGGTGCTGCACCTGCACGGGGCGGCCACGCCCTGGATCAGCAACGGCGGCCCCGACCAGTGGCTCACCCCGGCCGGCGAACCGACCTCCTACCCCACCGGTACGGGCCTGGTGAACGTGCCGGACATGGCAACACCGGAGCCGGGGGCGGTGACGCTGTACTACCCGAACCAGGCCGGCGCCCGGCTGCTCTGGTACCACGACCACACCCTCGGCATCGCCCGGCTGACCGTCTACTCCGGGCAGCTCGGCCTCTACCTGCTCCGCGACGAGGTGGAACGGGAACTCGTCGCCGAGCAGGTCATCCCGGCCGACGAGATCCCCCTGGTCATCCAGGACAAGACGTTCGTGCCCGGCGACGCCCAGCTCGAAGCCCAGGACCCGACCTGGGACCGGGTCAACTGGGGCGGTCGGGGGAACCTCTGGTATCCGCACGTCTACATGCCCAACCAGAACCCGTACAACGAGTCCGGGACCAACCCGATGGGGCGCTGGGACTACGGGCCGTGGTTCTGGCCGCCGTACACGGGGACGGCGCACGGGCCGGCGGAGAACCCGCACTACGACCCGGCGGGCGCACCCTGGCAACCGCCGGTGATGCCGGGTACGCCGAACCCGTCCGTGGTCCCGGAGGCGTTCCTGGACACCCCGCTGGTCAACGGGTGCGCGTACCCGTACCTGCGGGTGGCGCCGAAGGCGTACCGGTTCCGGATCCTGAACGCCTGCAACGACCGCAGCCTCAACCTCCAGCTCTACTACGCCGCCTCGCACGGGCCGATGTGGCACCCGGACGGGACGCTGGGCGACGGCGGGGCCGGGGAGGTGCCGATGGTCGACGCCACCGCCAACCCCGACCACCCGCGCACCTGGCCGACCGACGGCCGGGCCGGAGGTGTGCCCGACCCGGACAGCGTCGGCCCGGACTGGATCCAGATCGGCACCGAGGGTGGACTGCTGCCCGAGGTGGCGGTGGTGCCGAACCAGCCGATCAACTACGTCTACAACCGGCGGGACATCGCCGCGCTGAACGTCTCCGAGCACTCGCTCCTGCTCGGCCCCGGCGAGCGGGCGGACGTGATCGTCGACTTCTCCTCCGTACCGCCCGGTTCGAAGATCATCCTTTACAACGACTGTCCGGCGCCGATGCCGGCCTTCGACACCCGGTACGACTACTACACCGGTGATCCCGACCGGACCGCCGCCGGTGGTGCCCCGAGCACCCAGCCCGGCTACGGGCCGAACACCCGTACGCTGCTCCAGTTCCAGGTGGAGGGGACACCGGAGGCGCCGTACGACCTCGAGACGCTGCGTGCCCGGCTGCCCGTGGCGTACGGCGCCAGCCAGCCCCCGCCGATCGTGCCGCAGCCGGCGTACGACACCGCGTTCGGCACCCGTACGCCGAAGAACACGCACGTCCCGATCCACAGCAACACGATCACGTTCACCCCCGCCGGGCGGACCGGCCCGGTCACCGTGCCGCTGCGGGCGAAGGCGATCCAGGAACTCTTCGAACCGGAGTACGGCCGGATGAACGCCACCCTCGGGGTGGAACTGCCGAAGGTCAGCGCGCTGGTGCAGACCACCACACCGCTGTCGTACGTTGACCCGCCCACCGAGATCCTGACCGGGACCGATCCGGGCACCCCGATCGGGGCACCGGGCGACGGCACCCAGATCTGGAAGATCACCCACAACGGGGCCGACACCCGGGCGATCCACTTCCACCACCTGGTGGTGCAGTTGATCAACCGGGTCGGGTGGGACGGCGCGATCCGCCCGCCGGACCCGAACGAGCTGGGCTGGAAGGAGACGATCCGGATGAACCCGCTGGAGGACACGATCGTCGCCATCCGGCCGACCGTCCCGGACCCGCTCCCGTTCAAGGTCGGCGACAGCGTACGGCTGCTCGACCCCACCCGACCGGCCGGTACGACCAGCGGCTTCACCCAGGTCAATCCGCGTACGGGCGAACCGGCGGTGGTCGTCAACCAGGTCTTCAACTTCGGCTGGGAGTACGCCTGGCAGGGTCATCTGGTCGGCCACGAGGGCAGCGAGCTGAGCCGCCCGGTGGTGCTCCGGGTCTCCCCGGCGCAACCCACCGGGCTCACCTCGACGGCGGCACCCGGCTCACCGACCGTGGCACCGTCGATCGCCCTCGCCTGGACGAACAACGCGACCCGTCCGGCGGCCACGAACCATCTCGTCGAGCGGGCCACCAACGCCGCCTTCAGCGCCGGTGTCACCGCGTTCAGCCTGCCCCCGACGGTCAGTACGACCACCGACTCCACGGTCACGCCCGGGACGACGTACTACTACCGGGTCCGTACGGAGACCGAGGTCGGCTACTCCGGCTGGTCCAACACCGCCTCCGCGGTGGTACGCCTGATCGCCCCGAGCGGCCTGACCGCGTCCGTGGCCCCGTCCGCCCCCGTACGCGTCGACCTGGCCTGGCGCAACCGCTCCTTCGCCACCGAGATCGAGGTGCAGCGGGCGGTGAACCCGACCTTCACCAGCGGGCTGGTCACCGCCTCCGGGCCGTTGACCGCCGCGTACACCGACAGCACGGTGAGCCCGAACACCACCTACTACCACCGGGTGCGGACCGTCTACCTCGGCGCCCCGTCACCCTGGTCGACGGTTTCGGTGGTGACCGTGCCGACCGCACCGGCGGTGCCGCACAGCCTCTCCGCGACCATCGCCGCCGCCGCACCGGACTCGGTCAGCGTGCAGCTCAACTGGTTCGAGAGCGCGGGCAGCGTGGTCAGCGGCTTCACCCTGCAACGGGCCAACGACGACTCGTTCGGCACCGGGCTGACCAGCTTCACCATCGCCGGTACCGCCCGTTCGTTCACCAACACCGGGCTGGCCCCCGGCACCACGTACCACTGGCGGATCCAGGCCTTCAACGCCGTCGGCACCTCCGCCTTCACCACCCCGCTCGCCGTCCAGCCCCCGGACTAA